Proteins encoded together in one Nocardioides marinisabuli window:
- a CDS encoding acyl-CoA dehydrogenase family protein has translation MKRDLYEQEHEDFRASAAGFVRTAVAPHWEQWEEDGIIDRAAWTAAGRLGLLGVAVPEELGGGGVADFRYRTVLIEELCAIGANSFNASLSVQDDLVMPYLVDLGTDEQRTTWLPQLCRGEAIGALALTEPGAGSDLRGIRTTARRSGSGWRLDGAKTFITNGYLADVVVVLARVEPAVDAGAYALFVVPADRPGFGRGRKLDKLGLRANDTAELVFDDVALRDEDLLGIEGRGLAHVMERLPRERMSIAATSAAASAAALDWTRRYCFERSAFGRPIGDFQATRFTLAEIETDVDAATSLLDRAIGLLDAGELTAVDAAKVKYWISDLHQRVVDRCLQLHGGYGYMREYPIARSYADARIQPIYGGTNEIMKDIIGRDIAARAASR, from the coding sequence ATGAAGCGCGACCTCTACGAGCAGGAGCACGAGGACTTCCGCGCCAGCGCCGCCGGCTTCGTCCGCACGGCGGTCGCACCCCACTGGGAGCAGTGGGAGGAGGATGGGATCATCGACCGCGCCGCCTGGACGGCGGCCGGTCGGCTCGGGCTGCTCGGGGTGGCCGTCCCCGAGGAGCTGGGCGGCGGCGGGGTCGCCGACTTCCGCTACCGGACGGTCCTGATCGAGGAGCTGTGCGCGATCGGCGCCAACTCCTTCAACGCGAGCCTCAGCGTCCAGGACGACCTGGTCATGCCCTACCTGGTGGACCTCGGCACCGACGAGCAGCGCACGACGTGGTTGCCGCAGCTGTGCCGCGGGGAGGCGATCGGCGCCCTGGCGCTGACCGAGCCGGGCGCTGGCAGCGACCTGCGGGGGATCCGCACCACCGCACGCCGCTCCGGGAGCGGGTGGAGGCTGGACGGCGCGAAGACGTTCATCACGAACGGCTACCTGGCGGACGTGGTCGTGGTGCTGGCTCGGGTCGAGCCGGCCGTCGACGCCGGTGCCTACGCGCTCTTCGTCGTGCCCGCCGATCGGCCGGGCTTCGGGCGCGGCAGGAAGCTGGACAAGCTGGGACTGCGGGCGAACGACACGGCCGAGCTGGTCTTCGACGATGTGGCGCTGCGAGACGAGGACCTGCTCGGGATCGAGGGCCGTGGTCTTGCGCACGTCATGGAGCGGCTTCCCCGCGAGCGCATGTCGATCGCGGCGACCTCGGCAGCAGCATCGGCCGCCGCCCTGGACTGGACCCGGAGGTACTGCTTCGAGAGGTCGGCGTTCGGGCGGCCCATCGGCGACTTCCAGGCGACCCGGTTCACCCTGGCGGAGATCGAGACCGACGTGGACGCCGCCACGTCGCTGCTCGACCGCGCGATCGGCCTGCTCGACGCCGGGGAGCTCACCGCTGTCGACGCCGCGAAGGTCAAGTACTGGATCAGCGACCTCCACCAGCGGGTCGTCGACCGGTGCCTGCAGCTGCACGGCGGCTACGGGTACATGCGTGAGTACCCGATCGCCCGCTCCTACGCGGACGCGCGCATCCAGCCCATCTACGGCGGGACGAACGAGATCATGAAGGACATCATCGGTCGCGACATCGCCGCCCGCGCGGCGAGCCGGTGA
- a CDS encoding alpha/beta fold hydrolase: MSRPAGTRGSEVTFDGEVGRLAGQLWLTSDAGRPLVVLAHGGGQTRHSWRRTAERLADGGSTVVTFDARGHGDSDWSSDGRYEFEDLAVDVAHVVRQARLRTGRDRVVLVGASMGGASSMMALAADPDLADALVLVDVTPKVEVAGIERIHRFVTAAPDGFEDLEAVGRAVSAYNPHRKNPGNLDGLRKNLRRRDNGRWYWHWDPAFFSSRPGATPQDLQEPLERAAGRITRPTLLVRGTASDIATEDGVGLLRTLIPQARVADVAGAGHMVTGDDNDVFAASLEEFLVEL; this comes from the coding sequence GTGAGCAGACCGGCGGGGACCCGGGGGAGCGAGGTCACCTTCGACGGCGAGGTCGGACGGCTCGCCGGCCAGCTGTGGCTGACGTCGGACGCCGGCAGGCCGCTGGTGGTCCTCGCGCACGGAGGCGGACAGACCCGGCACTCCTGGCGACGCACCGCCGAGCGTCTGGCCGACGGGGGCTCCACGGTCGTGACCTTCGACGCGCGCGGCCACGGCGACAGCGACTGGTCGAGCGACGGCCGCTACGAGTTCGAGGACCTGGCTGTCGACGTGGCACACGTGGTGAGGCAGGCGCGCCTCAGGACGGGTCGGGACCGGGTGGTCCTCGTGGGCGCCTCGATGGGCGGAGCGTCGAGCATGATGGCGCTCGCGGCGGACCCGGACCTCGCCGACGCGCTCGTCCTCGTCGACGTGACACCCAAGGTCGAGGTCGCCGGCATCGAGCGGATCCACCGGTTCGTCACGGCGGCCCCCGACGGCTTCGAGGACCTCGAGGCCGTCGGCCGGGCCGTCTCGGCGTACAACCCGCACCGCAAGAACCCCGGCAACCTGGACGGGTTGCGCAAGAACCTGCGCCGGCGGGACAACGGTCGCTGGTACTGGCACTGGGACCCGGCCTTCTTCTCCAGTCGACCCGGCGCGACGCCCCAGGACCTGCAGGAGCCGCTGGAGCGAGCCGCCGGCCGCATCACCCGTCCGACGCTGCTGGTGCGCGGGACGGCGTCCGACATCGCCACCGAGGACGGGGTCGGCCTCCTGCGGACCCTGATCCCCCAGGCACGGGTCGCGGACGTGGCGGGTGCCGGTCACATGGTGACCGGCGACGACAACGACGTCTTCGCGGCCTCGCTCGAGGAGTTCCTGGTCGAGCTGTGA
- a CDS encoding MFS transporter — MATLLIFTLDAEAFALIPILADLVVHYGLSPVQLTWTLAVMGLVGAGTIPILARVGDLFGIRRVMLISSGIAATGAVLAALADGATLLIIGRAMTAVGAACLPLLYAYMRSFSDSNDSVDFAAGFMTAVIGAGLVVSFLLGGFVIKVGGTAQTVLAIIAALAVLGFVLLWLLPEVSTRVVSSIDYVGAGLLVAALTALTLGLSQGNRWEWTSGRVVALLVLGVAGLLLWVAWELRAPNPIIDLRVLGRREVWPACVVAAFGSFLAGSFVLTASQYMATPEVVGYGFGMTSFSIGLYFLPLGIIIGFGGLTLRPLLTRLGLRDTAVLGGVISTIGFIWFTLDETPSRTDYLLIMVVWAFSYLLMVTAAAAAYMRASRPGEEGMVAGGARVVATGLGALGPAIVSAILTSSFIPQTAVPQGTNYNGIWLFIAICTGLVTVTAMLIRPSETRSDLAPNTVLADEGDSAALSVP, encoded by the coding sequence GTGGCGACCCTGCTGATCTTCACGCTCGACGCGGAGGCGTTCGCCCTGATCCCGATCCTGGCCGACCTGGTGGTGCACTACGGGCTCAGCCCCGTCCAGCTGACCTGGACGCTGGCGGTGATGGGTCTCGTCGGAGCGGGGACGATCCCGATCCTGGCTCGGGTCGGCGACCTCTTCGGCATCCGGCGGGTCATGCTCATCTCGTCCGGCATCGCTGCCACGGGTGCGGTGCTCGCCGCCCTGGCCGACGGCGCCACGCTGCTGATCATCGGGCGCGCCATGACCGCTGTCGGCGCAGCCTGCCTCCCGCTGCTCTACGCCTACATGCGCAGCTTCAGCGACAGCAACGACAGCGTCGACTTCGCCGCGGGCTTCATGACCGCCGTCATCGGCGCCGGACTGGTCGTCTCGTTCCTGCTCGGCGGGTTCGTCATCAAGGTCGGCGGCACGGCGCAGACGGTCCTGGCGATCATCGCCGCCCTCGCCGTCCTCGGGTTCGTCCTGCTGTGGCTGCTGCCCGAGGTCAGCACGCGGGTCGTCTCGTCGATCGACTACGTCGGCGCCGGCCTGCTCGTCGCCGCGCTCACCGCGCTCACGCTCGGGCTCAGCCAGGGCAACCGTTGGGAGTGGACGTCCGGCCGTGTCGTCGCACTGCTCGTCCTCGGCGTCGCCGGGCTGCTGCTCTGGGTCGCGTGGGAGCTGCGGGCACCCAACCCGATCATCGACCTGCGCGTGCTCGGGCGCCGCGAGGTGTGGCCCGCCTGTGTCGTGGCCGCGTTCGGCTCCTTCCTGGCAGGCAGCTTCGTCCTGACCGCCAGCCAGTACATGGCCACCCCTGAGGTGGTCGGGTACGGCTTCGGCATGACCTCGTTCTCGATCGGTCTGTACTTCCTGCCGCTCGGCATCATCATCGGCTTCGGCGGCCTGACCCTGCGCCCCCTGCTCACGCGCCTCGGCCTGCGCGACACCGCGGTCCTCGGCGGCGTGATCTCGACCATCGGCTTCATCTGGTTCACGCTGGACGAGACGCCGTCACGGACGGACTACCTGCTCATCATGGTCGTGTGGGCGTTCTCCTACCTGCTGATGGTGACCGCAGCGGCCGCCGCCTACATGCGAGCCTCCCGCCCCGGCGAGGAGGGCATGGTCGCCGGTGGGGCACGCGTCGTGGCGACCGGACTGGGCGCACTCGGGCCGGCGATCGTCTCGGCCATCCTGACGTCGTCCTTCATCCCCCAGACCGCGGTGCCCCAAGGCACCAACTACAACGGCATCTGGCTCTTCATCGCCATCTGCACCGGGCTCGTCACCGTCACGGCCATGCTCATCCGCCCCTCGGAGACCCGGTCCGACCTGGCTCCCAACACGGTCCTGGCCGACGAGGGCGACTCCGCGGCCCTGTCGGTCCCGTAG